A single window of Watersipora subatra chromosome 9, tzWatSuba1.1, whole genome shotgun sequence DNA harbors:
- the LOC137404241 gene encoding target of rapamycin complex 2 subunit MAPKAP1-like isoform X1 has protein sequence MSTVDDPQFLLRHLRTCFITSDESGLCEMLVEPDLIRADQRKRSNSKLSNNSHSGSEHEISVSPDILSDMDFGGVRMRSSTAYRIEKIKQEKNSRAKIKSIKWRQNDSTEADEETLEQLFGKKPIKLQKPTSNLAKLLTSTKEAESNNPFDEYKKYNGENQVDTKNIDIYMTMQDTSLSKKLLPVTVITTATVQQTIGLTCWKYTREGRKPELHKDLELYSLHMTEDDGEVDDDFPALDHKQPISKFGFAKLALVVQRPPQPVSKPAARYTRLGEVGQRPTEAVPRVRRSNVASTLDRNTQLVTIHIPDHGSTKLLVDVSTVTVGQLLQLVQERRNLFSVANEKFQLGNEFNQKLDEDVLIADSSSREFYMTCSRTPVGPRSVSMIDAGSTTDSNMFPDIDPVTTDETETLHSSMVSHPSQSKLFSVNLVTRVFSNLQVQLSISTSGIEIQPVNTKSAIKSLLMKKTSIIDCSAILACAVTKSRSSGKTVFSLHFNAGDSTAPSIRQHDFEASEAIANEIVSLINELTVKSDENPLLKEQKQRRQSSLY, from the exons ATGAGTACAGTTGATGATCCGCAATTCCTTTTAAGACACCTTCGTACCTGCTTTATCACAAGTGATGAATCTGGTCTTTGCGAAATGCTTGTGGAGCCCGACCTTATTCGTGCTGATCAAAGAAAAAGATCCAACTCAAAGTTAAGCAA CAACTCACACTCAGGGAGTGAGCATGAAATTAGTGTTTCTCCAGATATCCTCTCAGACATGGACTTTG GTGGAGTGCGAATGCGCTCTAGTACAGCCTACAGGATTGAAAAGATAAAGCAGGAGAAGAACAGCAGGGCGAAAATCAAATCCATAAAATGGAGACAAAATGATTCAACAGAAGCAG ACGAAGAAACTCTTGAACAGTTGTTTGGGAAAAAACCAATAAAGCTTCAAAAACCCACATCAAATCTTGCAAAACTTCTGACGTCAACCAAGGAAGCGGAGTCTAACAATCCTTTTGACGAGTACAAGAAGTATAATGGAGAG aatcaGGTGgacacaaagaacattgacatcTATATGACAATGCAGGATACTTCGTTGTCAAAGAAGCTGCTTCCTGTAACTGTCATAACAACAGCAACTGTGCAGCAGACAATAGGATTGACTTGCTGGAAGTACACTAGAGAAGGGAGGAAACCTGAGCTTCA TAAAGACCTGGAGTTGTATTCCCTCCACATGACAGAAGATGATGGCGAAGTGGATGATGATTTTCCTGCTCTGGATCACAAG caaccaatatcaaagtTTGGATTCGCTAAGTTAGCTCTGGTAGTGCAGCGTCCTCCACAACCGGTTTCCAAGCCTGCAGCTCGTTACACAAGGTTGGGGGAGGTGGGCCAGAGACCTACCGAAGCTGTGCCTAGAGTAAGGAGGTCTAACGTAGCTAGCACACTAGACAGGAACACTCAGCTGGTCACCAT ACACATCCCTGATCATGGCTCTACCAAGTTACTAGTAGATGTCAGCACTGTGACAGTTGGACAGCTTCTGCAGCTCGTACAGGAGAGACGCAAT ttaTTCTCAGTGGCCAATGAGAAATTTCAACTCGGAAATGAATTCAATCAGAAGTTGGATGAGGATGTCCTGATTGCTGACTCTTCTTCTAGAGAATTCTATATGACTTGTTCTCGCACCCCTGTAG GACCCAGATCGGTTTCTATGATAGATGCTGGCAGCACAACTGACAGCAATATGTTCCCAGATATTGACCCGGTGACTACAGATGAAACCGAAACTCTTCACTCATCTATGGTTTCTCATCCTTCACAAAGCAAGCTTTTCTCTGTCAACCTTGTGACTAGGGTATTCTCCAACCTACAGGTTCAACTCA GTATATCTACGAGTGGTATTGAGATACAACCTGTGAATACAAAAAGTGCCATAAAGAGTTTGCTGATGAAGAAAACATCAATTATAGACTGTAGCGCCATATTAGCCTGTGCTGTAACCAAATCACGATCTAGTG GAAAGACTGTCTTTAGCCTGCACTTTAACGCTGGAGATTCGACAGCGCCGAGTATCCGGCAGCATGACTTTGAGGCTAGTGAAGCGATAGCCAATGAAATTGTGTCTCTGATTAATGAACTGACAGTCAAGAGTGATGAAAACCCATTGCTCAAAGAGCAAAAGCAGAGAAGGCAGAGCTCCTTGTACTAG
- the LOC137404241 gene encoding target of rapamycin complex 2 subunit MAPKAP1-like isoform X2: MSTVDDPQFLLRHLRTCFITSDESGLCEMLVEPDLIRADQRKRSNSKLSNNSHSGSEHEISVSPDILSDMDFGGVRMRSSTAYRIEKIKQEKNSRAKIKSIKWRQNDSTEADEETLEQLFGKKPIKLQKPTSNLAKLLTSTKEAESNNPFDEYKKYNGENQVDTKNIDIYMTMQDTSLSKKLLPVTVITTATVQQTIGLTCWKYTREGRKPELHKDLELYSLHMTEDDGEVDDDFPALDHKQPISKFGFAKLALVVQRPPQPVSKPAARYTRLGEVGQRPTEAVPRVRRSNVASTLDRNTQLVTIHIPDHGSTKLLVDVSTVTVGQLLQLVQERRNLFSVANEKFQLGNEFNQKLDEDVLIADSSSREFYMTCSRTPVGPRSVSMIDAGSTTDSNMFPDIDPVTTDETETLHSSMVSHPSQSKLFSVNLVTRVFSNLQVQLRKTVFSLHFNAGDSTAPSIRQHDFEASEAIANEIVSLINELTVKSDENPLLKEQKQRRQSSLY; the protein is encoded by the exons ATGAGTACAGTTGATGATCCGCAATTCCTTTTAAGACACCTTCGTACCTGCTTTATCACAAGTGATGAATCTGGTCTTTGCGAAATGCTTGTGGAGCCCGACCTTATTCGTGCTGATCAAAGAAAAAGATCCAACTCAAAGTTAAGCAA CAACTCACACTCAGGGAGTGAGCATGAAATTAGTGTTTCTCCAGATATCCTCTCAGACATGGACTTTG GTGGAGTGCGAATGCGCTCTAGTACAGCCTACAGGATTGAAAAGATAAAGCAGGAGAAGAACAGCAGGGCGAAAATCAAATCCATAAAATGGAGACAAAATGATTCAACAGAAGCAG ACGAAGAAACTCTTGAACAGTTGTTTGGGAAAAAACCAATAAAGCTTCAAAAACCCACATCAAATCTTGCAAAACTTCTGACGTCAACCAAGGAAGCGGAGTCTAACAATCCTTTTGACGAGTACAAGAAGTATAATGGAGAG aatcaGGTGgacacaaagaacattgacatcTATATGACAATGCAGGATACTTCGTTGTCAAAGAAGCTGCTTCCTGTAACTGTCATAACAACAGCAACTGTGCAGCAGACAATAGGATTGACTTGCTGGAAGTACACTAGAGAAGGGAGGAAACCTGAGCTTCA TAAAGACCTGGAGTTGTATTCCCTCCACATGACAGAAGATGATGGCGAAGTGGATGATGATTTTCCTGCTCTGGATCACAAG caaccaatatcaaagtTTGGATTCGCTAAGTTAGCTCTGGTAGTGCAGCGTCCTCCACAACCGGTTTCCAAGCCTGCAGCTCGTTACACAAGGTTGGGGGAGGTGGGCCAGAGACCTACCGAAGCTGTGCCTAGAGTAAGGAGGTCTAACGTAGCTAGCACACTAGACAGGAACACTCAGCTGGTCACCAT ACACATCCCTGATCATGGCTCTACCAAGTTACTAGTAGATGTCAGCACTGTGACAGTTGGACAGCTTCTGCAGCTCGTACAGGAGAGACGCAAT ttaTTCTCAGTGGCCAATGAGAAATTTCAACTCGGAAATGAATTCAATCAGAAGTTGGATGAGGATGTCCTGATTGCTGACTCTTCTTCTAGAGAATTCTATATGACTTGTTCTCGCACCCCTGTAG GACCCAGATCGGTTTCTATGATAGATGCTGGCAGCACAACTGACAGCAATATGTTCCCAGATATTGACCCGGTGACTACAGATGAAACCGAAACTCTTCACTCATCTATGGTTTCTCATCCTTCACAAAGCAAGCTTTTCTCTGTCAACCTTGTGACTAGGGTATTCTCCAACCTACAGGTTCAACTCA GAAAGACTGTCTTTAGCCTGCACTTTAACGCTGGAGATTCGACAGCGCCGAGTATCCGGCAGCATGACTTTGAGGCTAGTGAAGCGATAGCCAATGAAATTGTGTCTCTGATTAATGAACTGACAGTCAAGAGTGATGAAAACCCATTGCTCAAAGAGCAAAAGCAGAGAAGGCAGAGCTCCTTGTACTAG